Proteins from one Mucilaginibacter jinjuensis genomic window:
- a CDS encoding CheR family methyltransferase, producing MSEKTKKQQERIAEHSTNQMQTFVRSAGLINAPNSSDTTPPEKETTKIIRYIKFSDLSGDTLDLLDSEQRNTHGMQQVLLWLLAHSGHDFTGYKKSTIASRINRRLAFHKHLSYTEYVAYLQHNPAETDILFNELLIGVTRFFRDAYAFDSLKIKLISLFKSKKDKEAIRIWVSGCSTGQEAYSIAMLVTECLEKLKMNLKVQIFATDLSAVAIEYARHGIYYDNAIADLSERRIRKFFVKQDNGYQVIKELRNMITFSRHDLIKDAPFTRLDLLCCRNVMIYFTAELQKKIVPIMHYALNNGGLIFTGMAENISGLAELFVPVDEKWKIFERRDNEVKPDLKPVTESKQQKTSTEKASAQLQYSHIKYLQEKFADTQQQLIMATKQMDSLLVEIKLVNKKHNTKTALIPNYPTPQELEQLNSNIKSLLDATTKDILLLHKQLEDLRFEREKILTTG from the coding sequence ATGTCAGAAAAGACGAAAAAACAGCAAGAGCGTATTGCGGAGCATTCTACAAACCAGATGCAGACATTTGTAAGGTCTGCTGGTTTAATAAATGCACCCAACTCCAGTGATACCACACCGCCGGAGAAAGAAACGACTAAAATTATTCGGTATATTAAATTCTCAGATTTATCTGGGGATACATTAGATCTGTTAGATTCAGAGCAGCGTAATACGCATGGTATGCAACAAGTTTTATTGTGGCTACTGGCACATTCGGGGCACGATTTTACCGGCTATAAAAAAAGTACAATAGCCAGTCGTATTAATCGCAGGCTTGCATTTCATAAACACCTCAGTTATACAGAATACGTCGCCTATCTGCAACATAACCCTGCCGAAACAGATATTTTATTTAATGAATTACTTATTGGGGTTACCCGATTTTTCAGGGACGCGTATGCTTTCGATTCACTAAAGATAAAGTTGATCAGCCTTTTTAAATCAAAAAAAGATAAAGAGGCTATACGCATTTGGGTTAGCGGTTGCTCAACCGGCCAGGAAGCATATTCTATCGCCATGCTGGTTACAGAATGCCTCGAGAAGCTAAAAATGAACCTAAAAGTGCAAATATTTGCTACCGATTTAAGCGCCGTAGCTATTGAATATGCACGCCACGGTATTTATTACGATAATGCAATTGCCGACCTGAGTGAGCGCCGCATCAGGAAATTTTTTGTAAAACAGGATAATGGCTACCAGGTAATTAAAGAGTTACGTAATATGATTACGTTTTCGCGGCACGATTTAATTAAAGATGCGCCTTTTACCCGCCTCGACCTGCTTTGCTGCCGTAATGTAATGATCTACTTTACGGCCGAGCTTCAAAAGAAAATTGTACCGATAATGCATTACGCGCTTAATAATGGCGGGCTGATATTTACCGGTATGGCCGAAAACATAAGCGGCCTTGCAGAGTTGTTTGTACCTGTTGATGAAAAATGGAAGATATTTGAACGCAGGGACAATGAAGTTAAACCCGATTTAAAACCTGTTACTGAGAGTAAACAGCAAAAAACAAGTACAGAAAAAGCTTCAGCACAGCTTCAGTATAGCCACATCAAATACCTGCAGGAAAAATTTGCCGATACCCAGCAACAATTAATAATGGCCACTAAGCAAATGGATAGTTTGCTTGTCGAAATAAAACTGGTCAATAAAAAACATAATACCAAAACAGCCTTAATACCCAACTACCCCACCCCGCAGGAGCTAGAGCAGTTAAACAGTAACATTAAGAGTTTACTTGATGCTACAACCAAAGATATCCTGCTTTTACATAAACAATTAGAGGATTTAAGGTTTGAAAGAGAAAAAATACTTACAACAGGATAA